A part of Miscanthus floridulus cultivar M001 chromosome 6, ASM1932011v1, whole genome shotgun sequence genomic DNA contains:
- the LOC136460474 gene encoding protein DETOXIFICATION 27-like: protein MDVVLISLTRNLKNAAVAVDALSNWVRVANELGAGNGKGARFAAIVSSTTSLVTGLFFCVLIMGLRDKIALIFTTSAVVLDGVDKLSLLLAFTILLNSIQPVLSGVAVGSGWQSTVAYINIGCYYIIGIPMGVLLGWLFNLGVLGIWAGMIGGTAVQTLILAVITVRCDWEKQVYVLTCIYVYELYIQTQ, encoded by the exons atggatGTAGTATTGATCTCGCTGACCAGGAACCTCAAGAACGCGGCAGTTGCTGTGGATGCCCTCTCCAACTG GGTGCGCGTGGCCAATGAGCTCGGTGCGGGAAATGGCAAGGGCGCCAGGTTTGCGGCGATTGTATCATCCACGACCTCGCTGGTGACTGGGCTCTTCTTTTGCGTGCTGATCATGGGCCTCCGCGACAAGATCGCTCTCATCTTCACCACCAGTGCTGTCGTGCTGGATGGCGTCGATAAGCTCTCGCTCTTGCTGGCCTTCACTATACTCCTCAATAGCATACAGCCTGTCCTGTCAG GTGTGGCTGTTGGGTCAGGATGGCAGTCTACGGTGGCGTACATCAACATCGGCTGCTATTACATCATCGGCATACCCATGGGCGTCCTCCTCGGATGGCTCTTCAACCTTGGCGTGCTG GGGATCTGGGCAGGCATGATCGGCGGAACCGCAGTGCAGACGCTCATCCTGGCCGTCATAACCGTTCGCTGCGACTGGGAAAAACAG GTGTACGTTCTCACTTGTATCTACGTATACGAGCTGTATATACAAACTCAGTAA